The Lucilia cuprina isolate Lc7/37 chromosome 5, ASM2204524v1, whole genome shotgun sequence genome includes a window with the following:
- the LOC111688979 gene encoding formin-E: MSGKSSPNNLNSPPTSTTTSNFDLAYQRSSKEMSASAAASAAAIALALDLKPKNPITDTTQPLLLQHQTHQQQQQQQQQQQQQQQKIKKLVRRNASDKLKLIQMVHDNPILWDSRLPNFKGAEEEKNRAWEQIGKEFNAPGRRVARAFKSLRESYRRELAHVKLMGSNFKPKWSLYDAMDFLRDVIRERK, encoded by the exons ATGAGTGGTAAAAGTTCGCCCAACAACTTAAACTCTCCACCCACCTCGACGACCACTAGTAATTTTGATTTGGCTTATCAGCGATCCTCTAAAGAGATGAGTGCTAGCGCCGCCGCCTCAGCCGCCGCTATAGCCTTGGCTTTGGATCTTAAACCCAAAAATCCCATCACTGATACCACTCAACCTCTCTTGCTGCAGCATCAAACTCaccagcaacagcagcagcaacaacaacaacaacagcagcaacaacaaaagattaaaaaat TGGTACGACGCAATGCCTCCGATAAACTCAAACTCATCCAGATGGTCCATGATAATCCCATTTTATGGGATTCACGTTTACCCAATTTCAAGGGTGCCGAAGAGGAAAAGAATCGTGCTTGGGAACAGATTGGCAAAGAGTTTAATGCGCCCGGCAGGCGGGTGGCGCGTGCGTTTAAATCTCTTAGAGAATCTTATCGCCGCGAGCTGGCCCATGTCAAGTTAATGGGCAGCAATTTCAAACCCAAATGGAGTCTCTACGATGCCATGGATTTTCTAAGAGATGTTATACGTGAAAGAAAGTAA